One region of Salinibacterium sp. TMP30 genomic DNA includes:
- a CDS encoding endonuclease/exonuclease/phosphatase family protein, producing MTGSETLRSRRFSTLAPEREPKLAFPPHGSALIGPVDAPGLHVMTYNIRRRVPQLMPNSPDLWARRKPLMRRLLNAEQPALIGVQEALFRQVHFLRDALGEHYHSIGYGREKNTGGEGCPIFYDSRRLQVVEWRQVALSDTPNVPGSTSWGNRTPRITVEASFLDLATGVQFQAINTHLDHRSRKARLRSADALRNMVEASPHPTIMTGDFNTDADTDPYNQLTGKGLLCDTWNTTEERLTRGWGTYPNYGPPRLDRKRIDWILVTPTVATVTAGINVTRYQGGWPSDHVPVQAVIRFAGGN from the coding sequence ATGACTGGCAGCGAAACCCTACGCTCACGACGCTTCTCAACTTTGGCACCCGAGCGCGAGCCGAAGCTGGCGTTCCCGCCACACGGCAGTGCACTAATCGGCCCGGTTGACGCTCCCGGACTGCATGTAATGACCTACAACATCCGTCGTCGCGTGCCTCAGCTGATGCCGAATAGTCCCGACCTGTGGGCCCGACGCAAACCGCTGATGAGACGCCTGCTTAACGCTGAACAGCCAGCTCTGATCGGAGTGCAGGAAGCGCTGTTCCGGCAGGTACATTTTCTGCGTGATGCACTCGGTGAGCATTACCACTCCATCGGGTACGGGCGCGAAAAGAACACCGGTGGCGAAGGCTGCCCCATTTTTTACGATTCCCGGCGCCTTCAGGTAGTCGAGTGGCGGCAGGTGGCACTCTCCGACACCCCGAACGTGCCCGGCTCTACCTCATGGGGCAACCGCACGCCCCGCATCACGGTAGAAGCGAGCTTTCTCGACCTCGCCACCGGTGTGCAGTTTCAGGCCATCAACACCCACCTCGACCACCGATCCCGAAAAGCGCGACTTCGTTCCGCCGACGCCCTGAGAAACATGGTGGAGGCGTCGCCGCATCCCACAATCATGACCGGCGACTTCAACACGGATGCCGACACCGACCCCTACAACCAGCTCACCGGGAAAGGTTTGCTGTGCGACACGTGGAACACGACCGAGGAACGACTCACGCGAGGATGGGGCACATATCCGAACTATGGACCACCACGGCTCGATCGCAAACGCATCGACTGGATCCTCGTGACGCCCACCGTTGCTACGGTCACTGCGGGCATTAACGTCACGCGGTATCAGGGTGGGTGGCCGTCAGACCACGTGCCCGTGCAGGCCGTGATTCGTTTCGCCGGTGGCAACTAG
- a CDS encoding thioesterase family protein: MNLIFRTILHRILSPRRSALGVADVGTVSFRVLPTDIDVLRHLNNGVYFSIMDLGRMDLLIRSGGWQKLSAKGYYPVMANETMSFRKSLNLWTKFDLETRVVGYDEKAVFVEQRFVVGGQIYAQAMTRARFLKRSGGTVSVAELLDTIGWDAPQPAMPDWVQEWASHVALPVSRVDAPSTWE, encoded by the coding sequence GTGAACCTGATCTTCCGCACCATCCTCCATCGCATTCTGAGCCCGCGTCGATCGGCATTGGGAGTTGCCGATGTCGGAACCGTCTCGTTTCGAGTGCTGCCAACCGATATCGACGTGCTGCGCCACCTGAACAACGGCGTCTACTTTTCGATCATGGATCTCGGCCGCATGGACCTGCTGATCCGTTCAGGCGGTTGGCAGAAGCTTTCCGCCAAGGGTTACTACCCGGTCATGGCCAACGAGACCATGAGCTTTCGCAAATCGCTGAACCTGTGGACGAAGTTCGACCTCGAAACACGGGTTGTCGGCTACGACGAGAAAGCAGTTTTCGTTGAACAGCGTTTCGTCGTTGGCGGCCAAATCTACGCCCAGGCCATGACCCGTGCACGCTTCCTCAAACGTTCGGGCGGCACCGTGAGCGTTGCCGAACTGCTCGACACCATCGGATGGGATGCCCCACAACCCGCCATGCCCGACTGGGTGCAGGAGTGGGCCAGCCACGTCGCGCTGCCCGTCAGTCGCGTCGACGCCCCCAGCACCTGGGAATAA
- a CDS encoding LysR family transcriptional regulator has protein sequence MLDVRRLRLLRELKLRGTIAAVASALSYTPSAVSQQLALLEDEARVPLLVKAGRRVQLTPEAELLVEHTVALLERLELMEAEIHSSLTEVRGTVRLAVFQSAALGIIPQALSVIAREHPQLRIEMTQREPESALFETWTREFDLVIAEQYPGHAAPRHPDLDMIPLYADELSLAVPAGSGISTLADAAGSSWVMEPRGTASRHWAEQQCRRAGIEPDVRFETADLQAHIRLVESGHATAILPGLVWGSRTPTIELRPMPGLPRRTVFTSVRESSVSRPSIVACRAVLEQVVQSFAPE, from the coding sequence ATGCTCGATGTTCGACGACTGCGGCTTTTGCGGGAACTCAAACTGCGAGGAACCATCGCCGCAGTGGCCAGTGCACTCAGCTACACACCCTCTGCAGTATCCCAACAATTGGCCCTTCTCGAGGACGAAGCGCGGGTTCCCCTGCTGGTTAAAGCGGGTCGGCGGGTGCAACTCACCCCCGAAGCAGAACTCCTCGTCGAACACACTGTTGCGCTGCTCGAACGCCTCGAACTAATGGAAGCAGAAATCCATTCCTCCCTCACAGAAGTGCGCGGAACTGTGCGCCTCGCGGTATTCCAGTCAGCAGCCCTCGGCATCATCCCCCAAGCTCTCAGTGTGATCGCCCGCGAACACCCCCAGCTCCGGATCGAAATGACCCAACGCGAACCCGAAAGCGCCCTCTTCGAAACCTGGACCCGCGAATTCGACCTTGTAATCGCAGAACAATACCCCGGGCACGCTGCCCCCCGGCATCCAGACCTCGACATGATCCCGCTCTATGCCGACGAACTCTCCCTCGCCGTGCCAGCGGGCAGTGGCATCAGCACTCTTGCCGACGCCGCCGGTAGCTCCTGGGTGATGGAACCCCGCGGCACCGCATCCCGTCACTGGGCAGAACAGCAGTGCCGGCGAGCGGGAATCGAACCCGATGTGCGCTTCGAAACTGCCGACCTTCAGGCCCACATCCGACTCGTCGAATCTGGCCATGCCACCGCAATCTTGCCCGGCTTGGTCTGGGGCAGCCGCACCCCCACCATCGAGTTGCGGCCCATGCCCGGGCTGCCCCGCCGAACCGTCTTCACCTCGGTGCGCGAATCGAGTGTGAGCCGGCCGTCAATCGTGGCGTGCCGCGCCGTGCTTGAGCAGGTTGTGCAGTCGTTCGCTCCGGAGTAG